ACGGGGCGTGAGTTTATCCGCATCAGCCTGGGCGGCGTGCGCGATGAAAGCGAGATCCGCGGTCACCGCCGGACCTACATCGGCTCGATGCCCGGCAAGATCATCCAGGCGCTGAAAAAAGCCAAGACCACCAACCCGCTTATCCTCTTGGACGAGATCGACAAGATGGGGCAGGACTTCCGTGGCGATCCGGCCTCGGCCATGCTCGAAGTGCTTGATCCGGAACAGAACTCCACCTTTGTGGATCACTATATGGAGGTCGAGTATGACCTCTCGAACGTGATGTTCCTGACCACCTCCAACAGCTACAACATGCCTGGCCCATTGCTGGACCGGATGGAGATTATCCCGCTGTCCGGCTACACCGAGGACGAAAAGCGCGAGATCGCCAAACAGCATCTGGTGCAAAAGCAGATCAAGAACCACGGTCTTAAGGCCAAGGAATTCCAGATCGAGGATTCCGCGCTGACCGACATCATCCGCTATTACACCCGCGAGGCGGGCGTGCGGAATCTGGAGCGTGAAATCGCCAAGGTGGCGCGTAAGTCGCTGACCAAAATCATTAAGAAAGAGGCAGACGCTGTGGTGGTTTCTGCCGACAATCTTGATGAATTCCTTGGTGTACGTAAACACCGCTATGGTCTGGCTGAAAAAGAAGACCAAGTGGGCGTTGTGACCGGTCTGGCCTACACGTCGGTGGGCGGTGAGCTTCTCCAGATCGAAGCATTGCGCCTGCCGGGCAAGGGCCGGATGAAAACCACGGGTAAGCTGGGCGATGTGATGAAAGAAAGCATCGACGCGGCCAGTTCCTATGTGCGCTCCATCTCGCCGCAGATCGGGGTCAAGCCGCCGAAGTTCGACGCGCTGGACATCCACGTGCACGTGCCCGATGGGGCAACGCCAAAGGATGGCCCATCGGCGGGTCTCGCCATGGTCACCTCCATTGTTTCAGTCCTGACGCAGATCCCTGTGCGCAAAGATATCGCCATGACGGGTGAAGTGTCCCTGCGCGGAAATGCGATGCCCATTGGCGGGCTCAAGGAGAAACTGCTTGCGGCCCTGCGCGGCGGGATCACCACGGTTCTGATCCCGACCGAGAATGAAAAAGACCTGCCGGATATCCCCGACAACGTCAAAGAGGGGCTGACCATCATTCCGGTCAGCCATGTCTCCGAGGTGCTGGAGCAAGCCTTGGTGTCAAAGCCTGAGGCGATTGAATGGGATCAAGAGGCCGAAGATGCCGCCGCAGCGGCTGCGGTGGCCCCCAAATCCGGAGCAGGGGACAGCGCGACCGCGCATTGATCCCGATGTGTTCCAAGTAAACGAAAAAAGCGCCCTGTGACACCAGGGCGCTTTTCTTTTGCTGGTGGTTTGATCCTAAAGATCAGTCGCCAAGTGCCGGAATGGCCAGCAGAACTGCCAGCATGGCAACCATGGCGGTGCCGCTGCTGCTGCCCTCTGCATCGGTAACAACCACTGGCTCTTCGACAACGGGATCGGCAAGCGATCCGGCCTGTGCCGCAGATGTAAATGTGGCCGCCGCCAGGGCAACCGCGCAAATTGTGCTTTTCTTCATCATTTTTCCCCAAGTCTGAAACACCGCCCCATGTTACCGACAATGCCGCGCCGAGCAAGGGATACTGGCTTAATTCATCAATATCTGGTATCGGTAAACACAACGATAACAACCTATCAACGGGGCAAACTGAGCATGACATCATCCAAGCCTGCGAAAGCAGTGACAAAATCCGCCGCAAGCGCGGCGAAACCGGCCGTCAAGAAAACCCTGGCAAAAGCCGCGCCGCCGATATCAGCGGTTGCCGGAAAAACGCCCATTTCAGCCAAAACCGCCACGCCAGCGATCGTAGACGCGCCGCAACCTGTGGTGCTTGGTCCGATGTTGCGCAAAAAAGAGCTGATCGAAAAAGTTGTCGACCGGGCCGGCATCAAAAAGAAAGACGCAAAGCCGGTGATTGAGGCCATGCTTGCAGTGCTTGGCGAGGCGCTCACTGAGCATCGCGAGATCAATCTGCCGGACCTGGGCCGTATCAAGGTGCGTAAGGAAAAGATGCTGCCCAACGGCCGTGTGATGATCACCAAGATCCGTCAACCCCTTGGCAGCACGACCAAAAAAACGCCTGACACCTCTGAATAGATCCCGCGCGGCCAATTTTTCCAACTCGGCCCTTGCAAGGCCGGGCCCAATTGGCTACTCCGCCGCGCAAGGGTGATTAGCTCAGTGGTAGAGCGCTTCGTTCACATCGAAGATGTCAGGAGTTCAAATCTCTTATCACCCACCATCTTTCCTTGGTTGTCTTTTCTAGATAAGCCTTACAAGGCTGTTGGCCTGACCGACGTCCGTCCGCTACGCGGCCAGTCTGGGTCCGGAGTTCAAATCTCTTATCACCCACCATTCCCTTCCCGCCGTTTCTGATGCATCAAACGGGCATCAATTCTTAACGGCATATGTCATGACAAAAAACTATCCGAAAATCTGGTTCCTGCGCCACGGGCAGACAGAGTGGAATCGCGAATTCCGCCTGCAGGGGCAGTTGGATTCGCCGCTGACCCAACAAGGCCAAGCCGAAGCGGCGCGGCAGGCCAGGATCATGCCGGAAATTTTGGCCCAGAACCCGGCCATCTATGCCTCGCCCCTCGGGCGGGTCCGCCAAACGGCGCAGATCGCATTAGGCGATGTGCCGCGGCAGGAAGATGCGCGGTTGATGGAAATTCACGCGGGCAAATGGCAGGGGATGACTCGCACCGAAATTCTGGCTGACCGTCCCGAATGGGCCGCGCAATCGCCCACGCCGCTTGAGATCTACGAGGCGGCCGACGGGGGGGAGGGGCTGGCCGCCTTTCATGCCCGGATTGTCGATTTTCTGAACGATCTTACCGGACCAAGCGTGATTGTGGCCCATGGTCTGTTGGGGCAGGTGCTGCGGGCGGAGGTTTGCGGGTTGCCCATCGATCAGGCGGGCAATCTGTCGAACTTGCAAGGCTGCGTCTATCTCCTTGAAAACGGTCAGGAAACGGTGCTTGAGGCGCCGGAGTGAACTCTGCGCCGCCGCTCTATATTCTGCGCCACGGCGAGACAGAATGGAATGCAACGGGCCGGTTGCAGGGGCGGTTTGATTCGCCCTTGACCAAGGCCGGGCGTGCACAAGCCGAGGCGCAAAGAGAGATCCTGCAAGCCAATGATCTGACCGGTTTTTCCGCCATCAGCAGCCCGCAGGGCCGCGCGGTGCAAACCGCTCGCATTGCCTGCGCGGGCCTCATCGATCCCATTGCAACCGACCCCGCGTTGAG
This window of the Sulfitobacter mediterraneus genome carries:
- the lon gene encoding endopeptidase La — its product is MLEPLNASYPVLPLRDIVVFPHMIVPLFVGREKSVRALEEVMADDKQILLSSQIDPGDDDPDTDGIFKAGVLANVLQLLKLPDGTVKVLVEGQARVRITEYLENDDFFEARAEYLTEMPGDAATTEALLRSVADEFERYAKVKKNVPDEALAAVGETAEPARLADLVAGHLGIEVEQKQDLLETLSVSERLEKVYGLMQGEMSVLQVEKKIKTRVKSQMERTQREYYLNEQMKAIQQELGDGEDGKNEVAELEAKIAETKLSKEAKEKAEAELKKLKNMSPMSAEATVVRNYLDWMLSIPWGVKSRVKKDLGRAQTVLDDDHYGLEKVKERIVEYLAVQQRSSKMKGPIMCLVGPPGVGKTSLGKSVAKATGREFIRISLGGVRDESEIRGHRRTYIGSMPGKIIQALKKAKTTNPLILLDEIDKMGQDFRGDPASAMLEVLDPEQNSTFVDHYMEVEYDLSNVMFLTTSNSYNMPGPLLDRMEIIPLSGYTEDEKREIAKQHLVQKQIKNHGLKAKEFQIEDSALTDIIRYYTREAGVRNLEREIAKVARKSLTKIIKKEADAVVVSADNLDEFLGVRKHRYGLAEKEDQVGVVTGLAYTSVGGELLQIEALRLPGKGRMKTTGKLGDVMKESIDAASSYVRSISPQIGVKPPKFDALDIHVHVPDGATPKDGPSAGLAMVTSIVSVLTQIPVRKDIAMTGEVSLRGNAMPIGGLKEKLLAALRGGITTVLIPTENEKDLPDIPDNVKEGLTIIPVSHVSEVLEQALVSKPEAIEWDQEAEDAAAAAAVAPKSGAGDSATAH
- a CDS encoding histidine phosphatase family protein, translating into MTKNYPKIWFLRHGQTEWNREFRLQGQLDSPLTQQGQAEAARQARIMPEILAQNPAIYASPLGRVRQTAQIALGDVPRQEDARLMEIHAGKWQGMTRTEILADRPEWAAQSPTPLEIYEAADGGEGLAAFHARIVDFLNDLTGPSVIVAHGLLGQVLRAEVCGLPIDQAGNLSNLQGCVYLLENGQETVLEAPE
- a CDS encoding HU family DNA-binding protein: MTSSKPAKAVTKSAASAAKPAVKKTLAKAAPPISAVAGKTPISAKTATPAIVDAPQPVVLGPMLRKKELIEKVVDRAGIKKKDAKPVIEAMLAVLGEALTEHREINLPDLGRIKVRKEKMLPNGRVMITKIRQPLGSTTKKTPDTSE